Proteins encoded together in one Funiculus sociatus GB2-C1 window:
- a CDS encoding ABC transporter substrate-binding protein, giving the protein MNPQGTWICDGVPKNNNQQYPSTEPHTPQENHGPDCIMCGLPKEAMIAGGKKSQKTVVSSIPGSKSSARLAFIVAGIAIALLAGLGLYKVLQGKQPAEVTSSVSEPPTANTEAVAPADPQAIVSDTSANAQLISQGEKILFAGATNPAKQAGALAFAQKKWDDAIAQYQQAVTANPNDPESKIYLNNAQAKKAGNPLTMAVVVPVTPNPDTAKEVLRGVGQYQDKFNASPPTAGRLLEVVIVNDIEPQKAASLAQDLIKSPNILGVLGHGVDNGSQQAIALYEQAGLTVLSPISTSITPNSSGQSTLQTISLAKKANELLGSYLKTVGTTLAKYANSKQSPAAVAVFYNSDSQYSQQLKDQFTAALSQVNGKVVKEVDINAAGFDAAATIADVSNAGAKIGFLALSKNKADQAVAIAKANKSLELIGGDELYNPAILIQGGDAIQNIVLAVPWSSQPNDPFANQAATIWKGRVSWRTATAYDATQALATAFSQNPNRSGVSQQLQVGIPITGTATDFNVLNEVPLVKAVPGKNGPAGSKYQFDPI; this is encoded by the coding sequence GAACCCCATACACCGCAGGAAAATCACGGGCCAGACTGTATTATGTGTGGCTTGCCTAAAGAGGCAATGATCGCGGGGGGCAAAAAAAGTCAGAAAACTGTCGTGTCGAGTATCCCCGGTTCTAAGTCATCGGCGCGGCTAGCTTTCATTGTGGCGGGAATTGCGATCGCACTGTTAGCAGGATTGGGTTTATATAAAGTTTTACAAGGGAAGCAGCCTGCGGAAGTTACTTCTAGCGTCTCTGAACCTCCCACAGCTAATACAGAAGCAGTAGCGCCAGCAGATCCGCAAGCAATTGTCAGCGATACATCTGCAAACGCCCAGCTGATTAGTCAGGGTGAAAAGATATTGTTTGCGGGTGCAACAAATCCGGCAAAACAAGCCGGGGCATTGGCTTTTGCCCAGAAGAAATGGGATGATGCGATCGCGCAATACCAGCAAGCCGTCACCGCCAACCCCAACGACCCAGAAAGCAAAATTTATCTGAACAACGCCCAAGCTAAAAAAGCTGGAAATCCCCTGACGATGGCTGTTGTAGTTCCCGTCACCCCCAACCCCGATACAGCGAAAGAAGTTCTTCGGGGTGTCGGACAATATCAGGACAAGTTTAACGCCTCGCCTCCGACGGCTGGACGTTTGTTGGAGGTGGTAATTGTCAATGATATTGAACCGCAAAAAGCAGCTTCCCTGGCGCAAGATTTGATTAAGTCGCCGAATATTTTGGGAGTGCTGGGACATGGGGTAGATAATGGAAGTCAACAAGCGATCGCGCTTTACGAACAAGCTGGCTTAACCGTACTTTCTCCCATCAGCACCAGCATCACCCCCAATAGCAGCGGTCAATCAACTTTGCAAACAATTTCTCTCGCCAAAAAAGCCAACGAATTGTTAGGAAGTTACCTAAAAACTGTTGGCACTACCTTAGCGAAATACGCAAACTCTAAGCAATCTCCCGCTGCTGTTGCCGTTTTCTACAATTCTGATAGTCAATACAGTCAGCAACTCAAAGATCAATTCACAGCCGCTTTATCTCAAGTTAACGGCAAAGTCGTTAAAGAAGTGGATATTAATGCTGCCGGTTTTGATGCTGCTGCTACCATTGCCGATGTTAGCAACGCTGGGGCGAAAATTGGCTTTTTGGCACTAAGTAAAAACAAAGCCGATCAAGCGGTTGCGATCGCTAAAGCTAATAAATCCTTAGAATTAATTGGCGGTGATGAACTTTATAACCCTGCAATTTTAATACAAGGGGGAGATGCAATTCAAAACATCGTGCTGGCGGTTCCCTGGAGTTCCCAGCCAAACGATCCATTTGCAAATCAAGCCGCCACAATTTGGAAAGGAAGAGTCAGCTGGCGCACTGCCACAGCTTATGATGCTACTCAAGCTTTAGCAACTGCCTTCAGCCAAAATCCTAACCGTTCTGGAGTATCGCAGCAACTTCAAGTTGGTATCCCGATTACGGGAACTGCAACCGATTTTAATGTTCTCAATGAGGTTCCTTTGGTTAAAGCTGTTCCCGGTAAAAATGGGCCAGCCGGATCGAAATATCAATTCGATCCAATTTAA
- a CDS encoding VWA domain-containing protein yields MSSFRRAFWRYPLFQIPLMFLSLCLIAALLCWLLGLGRPKVAVAIALDLSTSTYGTQFNAPGTIMYQEVQAVQSYLAENAQLRNANQVQILGFGGVVQSLTGNEFKTDSKQVSDELTQALQNPDLPQLVANNTTDINAAIQKGTEALSGVSDRCRELLLVTDGGANVSPNVVSNAVARKVKVNAIVVGADSPELKLTAFTTGGIYASGETSNLQRFFTERFFTRFNSNRQWIILWLGAAWIALMWTLTLILDKFVFQGLFKLPMNLSGQLSLGNALFWSVLTPIIIWQIWKILDLPFFSSC; encoded by the coding sequence ATGAGTAGTTTTCGTCGCGCATTCTGGCGGTATCCTCTATTCCAGATTCCGTTAATGTTTCTTTCCCTTTGTTTAATAGCAGCCCTTTTGTGCTGGCTATTGGGATTAGGTAGACCAAAAGTTGCGGTAGCGATCGCTCTCGATCTTAGCACCAGCACCTACGGCACGCAGTTCAACGCCCCTGGTACGATTATGTACCAGGAAGTGCAAGCCGTACAGTCGTATTTGGCAGAAAATGCCCAATTAAGAAACGCCAACCAAGTGCAAATTTTAGGGTTTGGGGGTGTGGTGCAAAGTCTTACAGGTAACGAATTTAAAACTGATAGCAAACAGGTAAGCGATGAATTAACCCAAGCTTTACAAAATCCCGATTTACCTCAGTTAGTTGCGAATAATACAACAGACATCAATGCAGCAATTCAAAAAGGTACAGAAGCACTCAGTGGAGTTAGCGATCGCTGCCGGGAATTATTATTAGTAACTGATGGCGGTGCTAATGTATCACCGAATGTTGTAAGTAATGCTGTGGCGCGTAAAGTCAAGGTTAATGCAATCGTAGTCGGAGCAGATTCCCCAGAATTAAAATTAACAGCTTTCACTACAGGCGGCATTTATGCGTCTGGTGAAACCAGTAATCTCCAAAGGTTTTTTACAGAAAGATTTTTTACTCGGTTTAACAGTAACCGCCAATGGATTATCTTATGGCTAGGTGCTGCTTGGATTGCCTTGATGTGGACGCTGACTCTGATTCTTGATAAGTTCGTCTTTCAGGGTTTATTTAAGTTACCGATGAATCTTTCTGGACAATTATCTCTAGGCAATGCTTTATTTTGGAGCGTACTTACGCCAATAATTATTTGGCAAATCTGGAAAATACTTGATTTACCCTTTTTCTCGTCATGTTGA